A genome region from Kaistia algarum includes the following:
- a CDS encoding acylneuraminate cytidylyltransferase family protein: protein MQHKLVALMPMRHSSERVKGKNYRPFGDGRPLFQHMLDVLLDTPGIDKVLIDTDSPTVFEICRRDYPQVLLEERPVHLRDGATPMNNVLLHDTTVVDSQFYLQTHSTNPLMTRDTVARAVDLFLSKYPIHDSLFSVTKFQSRLWDQLTRAVNHNPSILLRTQDLPPLFNENSCLYIFEKRTLEERQNRIGLRPLMFEMDPFEAQDIDEEINFQVAEAIFNARAKAKANEAKEPANVA from the coding sequence ATGCAGCATAAGCTCGTCGCTCTGATGCCGATGCGCCACTCGTCGGAGCGCGTCAAGGGCAAGAACTACCGGCCGTTCGGGGACGGCCGCCCGCTGTTCCAGCACATGCTCGACGTGCTGCTGGATACGCCCGGCATCGACAAGGTCCTGATCGACACGGACTCGCCGACGGTGTTCGAGATTTGCCGCCGCGACTATCCGCAGGTCCTCCTCGAGGAGCGTCCCGTCCATCTGCGCGACGGCGCGACACCGATGAACAATGTGCTGCTGCACGACACGACCGTCGTCGATTCGCAGTTCTACCTGCAGACGCATTCCACCAATCCGCTCATGACGCGTGACACGGTGGCTCGCGCCGTCGATCTGTTCCTCTCGAAATATCCGATCCACGATTCGCTGTTCTCGGTGACGAAGTTCCAGTCCCGCCTCTGGGATCAGCTGACGCGCGCGGTCAACCACAACCCGTCGATCCTGCTCCGGACGCAGGACCTGCCGCCGCTCTTCAACGAGAATTCATGCCTCTACATCTTCGAGAAGCGCACCCTCGAAGAGCGACAGAACCGGATCGGCCTGCGCCCGCTGATGTTCGAAATGGACCCGTTCGAGGCTCAGGACATCGACGAGGAAATCAACTTTCAGGTCGCCGAGGCGATCTTCAACGCCCGCGCCAAGGCGAAGGCAAACGAGGCCAAGGAGCCCGCGAATGTCGCTTAA
- a CDS encoding NAD(P)-dependent oxidoreductase: MSLKFLVTCGHLQRHIGRYEDEIRSHGIDVWVPKLESQQFNAAEMAAMLPEADVAVAGDDDLSAPVLRAAMTGKLKGLVRWGIGTDNVDKPVATELGLPVYNTPGMFSNEVADLALGHILTLARHLQKMDRDVRAGLWTRYEGTSLHGRTLGVVGLGGIGREIVRRGVAFGMKVIGSDVVTVDPSLMASVGGVQKPFETVIEEADIIVLACNLTAENHHLINAEALARMKDGVMLVNVARGPIVDEVALTEALKSGKVGSAGLDVFEQEPLPADSPLRQFTGNTLFGTHSGSSTAEAIQRVNRMSVDIALTMLGIGTAKLSSFNRVA, from the coding sequence ATGTCGCTTAAGTTCCTCGTCACCTGCGGTCATCTGCAGCGCCATATCGGCCGCTACGAGGACGAGATCCGCTCCCACGGCATCGATGTCTGGGTGCCGAAGCTCGAGAGCCAGCAGTTCAACGCCGCCGAGATGGCCGCCATGCTGCCGGAGGCCGATGTGGCCGTCGCCGGCGATGACGATCTCTCGGCGCCGGTGCTGCGCGCCGCCATGACCGGCAAGCTGAAGGGCCTGGTGCGCTGGGGCATCGGCACCGACAATGTCGACAAGCCGGTCGCGACCGAACTCGGCCTGCCCGTCTATAACACGCCGGGCATGTTCTCGAACGAGGTCGCCGACCTCGCGCTCGGCCATATCCTGACGCTGGCGCGCCATCTGCAGAAGATGGACCGCGACGTGCGCGCCGGCCTCTGGACGCGCTATGAAGGCACGTCGCTGCATGGCCGGACGCTGGGCGTCGTTGGCCTTGGCGGCATCGGCCGCGAGATCGTGCGCCGCGGCGTCGCCTTCGGCATGAAGGTCATCGGCTCCGACGTCGTCACCGTCGATCCCTCGCTGATGGCCAGCGTCGGCGGCGTGCAGAAGCCGTTCGAGACCGTGATCGAGGAAGCCGATATCATCGTCCTCGCCTGCAATTTGACGGCCGAGAACCACCACCTCATCAACGCCGAGGCGCTCGCCCGCATGAAGGACGGCGTCATGCTCGTCAACGTGGCGCGCGGGCCGATCGTCGACGAGGTGGCGCTCACCGAGGCGCTGAAATCGGGCAAGGTCGGCTCGGCCGGGCTCGACGTGTTCGAGCAGGAGCCGCTGCCGGCCGACAGCCCGCTGCGGCAGTTCACCGGCAACACGCTGTTCGGCACGCATTCGGGGTCCAGCACCGCCGAGGCGATCCAGCGGGTCAACCGGATGAGCGTCGACATCGCGCTCACCATGCTCGGCATCGGGACGGCGAAGCTCTCCAGCTTCAACCGCGTCGCTTGA